From one Anguilla rostrata isolate EN2019 chromosome 12, ASM1855537v3, whole genome shotgun sequence genomic stretch:
- the prx gene encoding neuroblast differentiation-associated protein AHNAK isoform X3 → MCECLRGIFRVTWTPSSNAGSDWEPEESHVFSHRREPPLKDKKRSPPSDSPPAAPHPTHRATAEEQESPERIVQKEKLHAELKQVLRLKRNQLREASEGSMDPPTQGTGSQQELVEVVVETEAEAGASGYSVTGGGQRGIFVKEVLKDSLAAKHLSLQKGDQLLSARVYFDNVKYEDALKILQCAEPYKVSFLLKRTVAGTDVAVSPGTANLELKGPKPKMPKMSVKSIKPFKVKKKRGGRFGLKRLKENKKASAGSELEAEGSPAKTELSPVDVEFAFPKFNKLKKGGKASAEGGLKLSEPELSGGLLTAGRKKRKIRFPRMRMKDSAGVDASEGQVDVTVPEGGIRLEEPISNVKARGKAPKFGITFPKTKKTKVDLISPEGNIEPPEGKFRPPSVEFGFPSGRKDADLPDKEVKEKEGLRFKPPEVEFSLGLPTGKGEASLPHSKMEGKGKGEIKGPKVDIKGDKFHMPSVDITLPKGKTSETEFDVEGRGGKGGTFQMPTFDISLPKITAPDADIGFEGPDIKGGKMHMPKIDISLPKGKPPGAEIDVEGHGGKGGKIQMPTLDISLPKIKAPDADIGFEGPDIKGGKMHMPKIDISLPKGKMPGAEIDVEGHGGKGGKIQMPTLDISLPKIKAPDADIGFEGPDIKGGKMHMPKIDISLPKVKMPEGEVDVEGLEGKGGKFQMPTFDVSLPKIKAPDADIGFEGPDIKGGKMHMPKIDISLPKGKMPGGEVDVEGLGGKEGKFQMPTFDISLPKIKAPDVDIDMKGPDIKGGKMHMPKIDLSLPKGKMPGAEIDVEGHGGKGGKFQMPTIDISLPKIKAPDADIGFEGPDIKGGKMHMPKIDLSLPKGKMPGAEIDVEGHGGKGGKFQMPTIDISLPKIKAPDADIGFEGPDIKGGKMHMPKIDLSLPKGKMPEGEVDIEGHGGKGGKFQMPTFDISLPKMKAPDVDIDMKGPDIKGGKMHMPKVDISLPKGKTPEAEIDVEGLGGKGGKFQMPTFDISLPKIKAPDVDIDMKRPDIKGGKMHMPKIDLSLPKGKMPEGEVDVEGHGGKGGKFQMPTFDVSLPKIKAPDVDIDMKGPDIKGGKMHMPKVDISLPKGKMPEGEVDIEGHGGKGGTFQMPTFDISLPKIKAPDVDIGMKGPDIKGGKMHMPEIDISLPKGKTPGAKIDVEGHGGKGGKFQMPTFDISLPKIKAPDVDIGMKGPDFKGGKMHMPEVDISLPKGKTPEAEIDVEGLGGKGGKFQMPTFDISLPKIKAPDADIDMKGPDIKGGKMHMPKIDLSLPKGKMPEGEVDVEGHGGKGGKFQMPTFDISLPKMKAPDVDIDMKGPDIKGGKMHMPKVDISLPKGKMPEGEVDIEGHGGKGGTFQMPTFDISLPKMKAPDVDIDMKGPDIKGGKMHMPEVDISLPKGKTPGAKIDVEGHGGKGGKFQMPTFDISLPKFKAPDVDIGMKGPDIKGGKMHMPEVDISLPKGKTPEAEIDVEGLGGKGGKFQMPTFDISLPKIKAPDVDIDMKRPDIKGGKMHMPKIDLSLPKGKMPEGEVDVEGHGGKGGKFQMPTFDVSLPKIKAPDVDIDMKGPDIKGGKMHMPKVDISLPKGKTPGAEIDVEGHVGKGGKFQMPTFDISLPKIKAPDVDIGMKGPDFKGGKMHMPEVDISLPKGKMPEGEVDFEGHGGKGGKFQMPTFDISLPKIKAPDVDIDMKGPDIKGGKMHMPKVDISLPKGKMPEGEVDFEGHGGKGGKFQMPTFDVSLPKIKAPDVDIDMKGPDIKGGKMHMPKIDLSLPKGKMPEGEVDVEGHGGKGGKFQMPTFDISLPKIKSPDLDIDLERPDIKGVKIHMGDKDTTDARLSVPSVKMPTIDIDMPKFNLDLSLPKGKQDASLDKGLSASQPLGHFDIPDIDLKMPHISMPDFGFKGKDTQVEDDLKLKGDLKFPKGPSLEINMPKLPKFGNENEIRLRSPELDIESPDLDLKDSHKGKITLQGPNVDIDGAGRNFKIPTVKLPTVDITAPKVNLDFGLSKSKGDDREEIELLKAEGSRPSSGASFEVPDVSLKMPKFSLPKFGGKLKKGDLDIEGQGPRADIRISPPRLESEVREPSAEIGSDGKVKGRVKMPKMKIPGFGILKKEGEATISVPEAKLNEKVKIKKPEIDFELPEDKTKYKFKSSLQAPDVTIKMPKFSMPKSGNKEGGLDICAPDAELDTKGKVKMPSVEISLPTTKLPEGEVLLPKAEVDVSEADIKGYEGHLKIPKMPTIDISVPKIDLDVALPKTHGTEAERGFNEPDFKLKMPKVTLPTVSISGSKENNFEKDIKIKGPKIDVSKPKVSTDVLNVNIEGNESKLKMPKIKLPTIDISVPKGQAGDINVPDVDAESDGGKFKMPKIKMPVVDISVPKRQSGDIDVPGIDIEGDDGKFKMPKMKIPEVDISVPKRLSGDIDAPSMDAEADGGKFKMPKIKMPDVDISVPKRHSGNIDFPSIEGGGDGGKFKMPKIKMPEVDISVPKRQSGHINVPDMEVEGDGGKFTMPTFKTPKVDISVPKGKLLDADGSGELQIDLAKGKAEHQGIKMPLIDIKGPKGNLELDINLPKADGGKQRKKIELPDLDMDTSTSHGKIKGPKIKGTKFKIGMPKMKAAESPGEDFDKEGREAKFQMPQINLPDVGFSTPKAEIHGPEISGKLPKFKVPDLEISGPKIKGETDMKGTDIDLGPLEDKERIRLQMPKISLPTVGFKDKSGSTELIAPNSDSEDGISFPKLEIMTPKILDFDIRPSQVEDEDTDGDADKKNKIKIPKFGVALPTITGPEATANIKVPDTKVKGPVVKMKVPENENEYEGPKMPKVKKAVFVLVNPNTDESDISVSFPEEMRVPKIKMKPSFEKSRSKDKAMNGEEDEDGKSKGGKIKMPKVTFSSGKTGSFDVAAGPSVNGEKDVAFQNGSKEDKTKFGKLKLPKIEFTSPYSRNSGAEDDTEMNMKLVKKDDSLGTDEEQNGSKNKSSTIALPGFKKKAGKNEEEEPDQVVSSKARMEMLRDREGSESPVPKISIGFVSGRLKGQAKAERADADGTSGSRRETDSKKSPQFKVPKFSLSPLSTGILHITPESSPQGSKSSLQCPGEDEASTGIRIQLPSVGFSSPHTSEEQAAPTSKKGTVAVLTKSSKHTKKEPGTSQAESSPSRWHF, encoded by the exons gctcTGACTGGGAACCGGAGGAAAGTCATGTGTTTTCCCATAGAAGAGAACCACCC CTAAAGGACAAAAAGCGATCCCCGCCTTCGGACAGTCCCCCGGCCGCCCCACACCCTACTCACAGAGCCACAgcggaggagcaggagagcccGGAACGAATA GTGCAGAAGGAGAAGCTGCATGCTGAGCTGAAGCAGGTTCTGCGCCTGAAACGAAACCAGCTAAGAGAGGCGTCTGAAGGCAGCATGGATCCACCAACGCAGGGCACTGGATCCCAG CAGGAACTGGTGGAGGTTGTCGTGGAGACGGAGGCGGAGGCTGGGGCCAGTGGCTACAGCGTGacaggaggggggcagaggggcatTTTTGTGAAAGAAGTGCTGAAAGACTCACTTGCAGCCAAACACCTGAGTCTGCAGAAAG GGGATCAGTTACTGAGTGCCAGAGTGTACTTTGACAACGTGAAGTACGAGGATGCTCTGAAGATCCTACAATGTGCGGAACCATACAAGGTTTCCTTCTTACTGAAGAGGACAGTAGCAGGCACTGATGTTGCTGTATCTCCGGGCACTGCCAACCTTGAGCTGAAAGGACCCAAACCCAAGATGCCTAAAATG AGCGTCAAGAGCATCAAGCCCTTCaaggtgaagaaaaaaagaggtggTAGATTTGGCTTGAAgagactgaaagaaaacaagaaagcaAGCGCTGGATCAGAGTTGGAGGCAGAGGGTTCCCCAGCTAAGACAGAGCTCAGTCCTGTGGATGTGGAGTTTGCCTTCCCCAAATTCAACAAGTTGAAGAAGGGTGGGAAGGCCTCAGCAGAAGGAGGGCTGAAACTGTCCGAGCCAGAGTTGTCAGGAGGATTGTTAACTGCAggcaggaagaagaggaagattaGGTTCCCCAGAATGAGGATGAAGGATAGTGCTGGTGTGGATGCCTCAGAGGGGCAGGTGGATGTTACAGTACCAGAGGGCGGGATTAGGCTGGAAGAGCCTATAAGCAATGTCAAAGCCAGAGGGAAGGCCCCAAAGTTTGGGATCACCTTTCCAAAAACCAAGAAAACCAAAGTGGACTTAATTTCACCAGAGGGGAACATAGAGCCACCCGAAGGTAAATTTAGGCCACCGTCAGTAGAATTTGGTTTTCCATCTGGAAGAAAGGACGCAGACTTGCCTGATAAGGAAGTGAAGGAAAAAGAAGGGTTGAGGTTCAAACCTCCTGAAGTTGAATTTTCTTTAGGGCTGCCCACTGGAAAAGGAGAAGCAAGCTTACCTCACTCTAAAATGGAAGGCAAGGGCAAAGGAGAGATCAAAGGACCTAAAGTGGACATCAAGGGAGACAAATTTCACATGCCGAGTGTTGATATTACACTTCCAAAAGGAAAAACTTCAGAGACAGAATTTGATGTTGAAGGCCGTGGTGGCAAAGGGGGTACATTTCAGATGCCCACGTTTGATATTTCTCTTCCCAAAATCACGGCACCAGATGCAGACATTGGCTTTGAGGGGCCTGACATCAAAGGTGGCAAGATGCACATGCCCAAAATTGATATTTCACTTCCAAAAGGAAAACCGCCAGGAGCCGAAATTGATGTTGAAGGACATGGGGGCAAAGGAGGCAAAATTCAAATGCCCACACTTGATATTTCTCTTCCCAAAATCAAAGCACCAGATGCAGACATTGGCTTTGAGGGCCCTGACATCAAAGGTGGCAAAATGCACATGCCCAAAATTGATATTTCACTTCCAAAAGGAAAAATGCCAGGAGCCGAAATTGATGTTGAAGGACATGGGGGCAAAGGAGGCAAAATTCAAATGCCCACACTTGATATTTCCCTTCCCAAAATCAAGGCACCAGATGCAGACATTGGCTTTGAGGGCCCTGACATAAAAGGTGGCAAGATGCACATGCCCAAAATTGATATTTCActtccaaaagtaaaaatgcCAGAAGGTGAAGTTGATGTTGAAGGACTTGAGGGCAAAGGAGGCAAATTTCAAATGCCCACATTTGATGTTTCTCTTCCCAAAATCAAAGCACCAGATGCAGACATTGGCTTTGAGGGCCCTGACATCAAAGGTGGCAAAATGCACATGCCCAAAATTGATATTTCACTTCCAAAAGGAAAAATGCCAGGAGGTGAAGTTGATGTTGAAGGACTTGGGGGCAAAGAAGGCAAATTTCAAATGCCCACATTTGATATTTCCCTTCCAAAAATCAAGGCACCAGATGTAGACATTGACATGAAAGGGCCTGACATCAAAGGTGGCAAGATGCACATGCCCAAAATTGACCTTTCACTTCCAAAAGGAAAAATGCCAGGAGCCGAAATTGATGTTGAAGGACATGGGGGCAAAGGAGGCAAATTTCAAATGCCCACAATTGATATTTCTCTTCCAAAAATCAAGGCACCAGATGCAGACATTGGTTTTGAGGGCCCTGACATCAAAGGTGGCAAGATGCACATGCCCAAAATTGACCTTTCACTTCCAAAAGGAAAAATGCCAGGAGCTGAAATTGATGTTGAAGGACATGGGGGCAAAGGAGGCAAATTTCAAATGCCCACAATTGATATTTCTCTTCCAAAAATCAAGGCACCAGATGCAGACATTGGTTTTGAGGGCCCTGACATCAAAGGTGGCAAGATGCACATGCCCAAAATTGACCTTTCACTTCCAAAAGGAAAAATGCCAGAAG GTGAAGTTGATATTGAAGGTCATGGTGGTAAAGGGGGTAAATTTCAAATGCCCACATTTGATATTTCCCTTCCCAAAATGAAGGCACCAGATGTAGACATTGACATGAAAGGACCTGACATCAAAGGTGGCAAGATGCACATGCCCAAAGTTGATATTTCACTCCCAAAAGGAAAAACACCAGAAGCCGAAATTGATGTTGAAGGACTTGGGGGCAAAGGAGGCAAATTTCAGATGCCCACATTTGATATTTCCCTTCCCAAAATCAAGGCACCAGATGTAGACATTGACATGAAAAGACCTGACATCAAAGGTGGCAAGATGCACATGCCCAAAATTGACCTTTCACTTCCAAAAGGAAAAATGCCAGAAGGTGAAGTTGATGTTGAAGGTCATGGTGGTAAAGGGGGTAAATTTCAAATGCCCACATTTGATGTTTCCCTTCCCAAAATCAAGGCACCAGACGTAGACATTGACATGAAAGGACCTGACATCAAAGGTGGCAAGATGCACATGCCCAAAGTTGATATTTCACTTCCAAAAGGAAAAATGCCAGAAGGTGAAGTTGATATTGAAGGCCATGGCGGTAAAGGGGGTACATTTCAAATGCCCACATTTGATATTTCCCTTCCCAAAATCAAGGCACCAGATGTAGACATTGGCATGAAAGGACCTGACATCAAAGGTGGCAAGATGCACATGCCCGAAATTGATATTTCACTTCCAAAAGGAAAAACGCCAGGAGCCAAAATTGATGTTGAAGGACATGGGGGCAAAGGAGGCAAATTTCAAATGCCCACATTTGATATTTCCCTTCCCAAAATCAAGGCACCAGATGTAGACATTGGCATGAAAGGACCTGACTTCAAAGGTGGCAAGATGCACATGCCCGAAGTTGATATTTCACttccaaaaggaaaaacacCAGAAGCCGAAATTGATGTTGAAGGACTTGGGGGCAAAGGAGGCAAATTTCAGATGCCCACATTTGATATTTCTCTTCCCAAAATCAAGGCACCAGATGCAGACATTGACATGAAAGGACCTGACATCAAAGGTGGCAAGATGCACATGCCCAAAATTGACCTTTCACTTCCAAAAGGAAAAATGCCAGAAGGTGAAGTTGATGTTGAAGGTCATGGTGGTAAAGGAGGTAAATTTCAAATGCCCACATTTGATATTTCCCTTCCCAAAATGAAGGCACCAGATGTAGACATTGACATGAAAGGACCTGACATCAAAGGTGGCAAGATGCACATGCCCAAAGTTGATATTTCACTTCCAAAAGGAAAAATGCCAGAAGGTGAAGTTGATATTGAAGGCCATGGCGGTAAAGGGGGTACATTTCAAATGCCCACATTTGATATCTCCCTTCCCAAAATGAAGGCACCAGATGTAGACATTGACATGAAAGGACCTGACATCAAAGGTGGCAAGATGCACATGCCCGAAGTTGATATTTCACTTCCAAAAGGAAAAACGCCAGGAGCCAAAATTGATGTTGAAGGACATGGGGGCAAAGGAGGCAAATTTCAAATGCCCACATTTGATATTTCCCTTCCCAAATTCAAGGCACCAGATGTAGACATTGGCATGAAAGGACCTGACATCAAAGGTGGCAAGATGCACATGCCCGAAGTTGATATTTCACttccaaaaggaaaaacacCAGAAGCCGAAATTGATGTTGAAGGACTTGGGGGCAAAGGAGGCAAATTTCAGATGCCCACATTTGATATTTCCCTTCCCAAAATCAAGGCACCAGATGTAGACATTGACATGAAAAGACCTGACATCAAAGGTGGCAAGATGCACATGCCCAAAATTGACCTTTCACTTCCAAAAGGAAAAATGCCAGAAGGTGAAGTTGATGTTGAAGGTCATGGTGGTAAAGGGGGTAAATTTCAAATGCCCACATTTGATGTTTCCCTTCCCAAAATCAAGGCACCAGATGTAGACATTGACATGAAAGGACCTGACATCAAAGGTGGCAAGATGCACATGCCCAAAGTTGATATTTCACTTCCAAAAGGAAAAACGCCAGGAGCCGAAATTGATGTTGAAGGACATGTGGGCAAAGGAGGCAAATTTCAAATGCCCACATTTGATATTTCCCTTCCCAAAATCAAGGCACCAGATGTAGACATTGGCATGAAAGGACCTGACTTCAAAGGTGGCAAGATGCACATGCCCGAAGTTGATATTTCACTTCCAAAAGGAAAAATGCCAGAAGGTGAAGTTGATTTTGAAGGCCATGGTGGTAAAGGGGGTAAATTTCAAATGCCCACATTTGATATCTCCCTTCCCAAAATCAAGGCACCAGATGTAGACATTGACATGAAAGGACCTGACATCAAAGGTGGCAAGATGCACATGCCCAAAGTTGATATTTCACTTCCAAAAGGAAAAATGCCAGAAGGTGAAGTTGATTTTGAAGGCCATGGTGGTAAAGGGGGTAAATTTCAAATGCCCACATTTGATGTTTCTCTTCCCAAAATCAAGGCACCAGATGTAGACATTGACATGAAAGGACCTGACATCAAAGGTGGCAAGATGCACATGCCCAAAATTGACCTTTCACTTCCAAAAGGAAAAATGCCAGAAGGTGAAGTTGATGTTGAAGGTCATGGTGGTAAAGGGGGTAAATTTCAAATGCCCACATTTGATATTTCTCTTCCCAAAATCAAGTCACCAGATTTAGACATTGACTTGGAGCGACCTGACATCAAAGGCGTCAAGATTCACATGGGGGATAAGGACACAACTGATGCAAGACTTAGCGTTCCATCTGTTAAGATGCCGACGATTGATATTGATATGCCAAAGTTCAACCTTGATTTAAGCCTGCCAAAAGGCAAACAAGATGCAAGCCTGGACAAGGGATTGAGTGCCTCCCAACCATTGGGTCATTTTGACATTCCTGACATTGATCTAAAAATGCCTCATATCTCCATGCCAGACTTTGGATTTAAAGGCAAAGACACGCAGGTGGAAGATGACCTCAAGCTCAAAGGAGATTTGAAATTTCCAAAAGGCCCAAGTCTTGAAATTAACATGCCAAAACTTCCCaaatttggaaatgaaaatgaaattaggCTCAGATCTCCAGAACTTGACATTGAAAGTCCAGACTTGGATTTAAAGGATTCTCACAAAGGGAAGATCACATTACAAGGACCTAATGTAGACATTGATGGTGCTGGTAGAAATTTCAAGATACCCACTGTGAAACTTCCAACAGTAGACATAACTGCCCCTAAAGTTAACCTGGATTTTGGATTATCTAAATCTAAAGGTGATGACAGGGAAGAGATAGAATTGCTAAAAGCTGAAGGCAGCAGGCCCTCTTCTGGAGCAAGTTTTGAAGTTCCAGATGTCTCCCTAAAAATGCCAAAGTTTTCTCTTCCCAAATTTGGAGGCAAATTGAAGAAAGGAGATTTAGACATAGAAGGTCAAGGTCCCAGAGCAGACATTAGAATTAGCCCTCCGCGGCTAGAAAGTGAAGTCAGAGAACCATCAGCTGAAATAGGGTCTGACGGAAAGGTAAAAGGTAGAGTTAAGATGCCTAAAATGAAAATTCCAGGTTTTGGGATAttgaagaaagagggagaagccACAATTAGTGTACCAGAAGCTAAGCTCAATGAAAAGGTGAAAATTAAAAAGCCAGAGATAGATTTTGAATTACCAGaggataaaacaaaatacaaatttaaaagtaGCCTTCAAGCTCCAGATGTCACGATCAAAATGCCGAAGTTCTCTATGCCTAAATCTGGAAATAAGGAAGGTGGCCTTGATATATGTGCACCTGATGCAGAATTGGACACCAAAGGGAAGGTAAAAATGCCATCTGTTGAGATTTCCCTGCCAACAACAAAGCTACCCGAGGGTGAGGTTTTACTCCCGAAAGCTGAAGTAGATGTGTCTGAAGCTGATATTAAAGGTTATGAAGGTCATCTGAAAATCCCCAAAATGCCCACTATTGACATATCAGTCCCAAAAATTGACCTTGATGTAGCCCTTCCCAAAACACATGGCACTGAAGCTGAAAGAGGATTTAATGAACCTGACTTCAAGCTGAAGATGCCCAAAGTCACTTTACCTACAGTCAGCATCTCTGGatccaaagaaaataattttgaaaaggaTATCAAAATAAAAGGTCCAAAAATAGATGTCTCAAAACCAAAGGTTTCAACTGATGtgctaaatgtaaatattgaggGCAATGAAAGTAAACTCAAGATGCCTAAAATTAAACTGCCAACAATAGACATATCAGTTCCAAAAGGACAAGCTGGAGATATTAATGTTCCAGATGTTGATGCTGAGAGTGATGGGGGTAAATTTAAGATGccaaaaattaaaatgccaGTGGTGGACATATCAGTTCCCAAAAGACAATCTGGAGATATTGATGTTCCAGGCATTGACATTGAGGGAGATGATGGTAAATTTAAGatgccaaaaatgaaaataccagAGGTAGATATATCAGTTCCAAAAAGACTATCTGGAGATATTGATGCTCCAAGCATGGATGCTGAGGCAGATGGCGGCAAATTTAAGATGccaaaaattaaaatgccaGATGTAGATATATCAGTCCCAAAAAGACACTCTGGAAATATTGATTTTCCAAGCATTGAAGGTGGTGGAGATGGTGGCAAATTTAAGATGccaaaaattaaaatgccaGAGGTAGATATATCAGTTCCAAAAAGACAATCTGGACATATTAATGTTCCAGACATGGAAGTTGAGGGAGATGGAGGCAAATTTACAATGCCTACATTTAAAACGCCAAAGGTAGATATATCCGTTCCAAAAGGAAAGCTTCTTGATGCTGATGGATCGGGTGAACTTCAGATTGACTTAGCAAAAGGGAAGGCAGAACATCAAGGCATAAAAATGCCATTGATAGACATAAAGGGTCCAAAAGGCAATCTAGAGTTAGACATAAACTTACCAAAAGCTGATGgaggaaaacaaaggaaaaagatTGAACTGCCTGATTTAGACATGGACACATCTACCAGccatggtaaaataaaaggtCCAAAGATTAAAGGTACGAAGTTTAAAATTGGAATGCCAAAGATGAAGGCTGCTGAGAGTCCTGGAGAAGATTTTGATAAGGAAGGCAGGGAAGCTAAATTCCAAATGCCACAAATTAATCTTCCAGATGTGGGTTTTTCTACACCTAAAGCTGAAATACATGGTCCAGAAATAAGCGGGAAATTGCCCAAATTCAAAGTACCTGATTTGGAGATCTCAGGTCCTAAGATAAAAGGAGAGACTGACATGAAAGGTACAGATATTGACCTGGGCCCTCTAGAGGATAAAGAACGGATTAGGCTTCAAATGCCCAAAATCTCCTTGCCAACTGTGGGGTTCAAAGATAAATCTGGCTCAACTGAATTGATAGCCCCTAATTCTGATTCAGAGGATGGGATTTCATTTCCAAAACTTGAAATTATGACCCCAAAGATTTTAGACTTTGACATCAGGCCCTCACAAGTTGAAGATGAAGATACAGATGGTGATGCagacaagaaaaataaaattaaaataccaAAGTTTGGGGTTGCTCTGCCTACCATCACAGGACCTGAGGCAACAGCAAATATCAAAGTGCCAGATACAAAAGTAAAAGGACCTgttgttaaaatgaaagtacctgaaaatgaaaatgaatatgaagGTCCTAAAATGCCAAAAGTGAAGAAAGCAGTATTTGTTTTGGTAAACCCAAACACAGATGAGTCTGATATATCTGTAAGCTTTCCAGAAGAAATGAGAGTGCCAAAGATCAAAATGAAGCCAAGTTTTGAAAAATCACGCTCAAAGGACAAAGCCATGAAtggagaggaagatgaggatggGAAGTCAAAGggaggcaaaataaaaatgccaaaagtAACCTTCTCTTCAGGAAAGACTGGCTCTTTTGATGTGGCTGCTGGACCCAGTGTCAATGGTGAGAAAGATGTTGCATTCCAGAATGGATCCAAGGAAGACAAAACCAAATTTGGGAAGCTCAAGCTCCCCAAGATTGAGTTCACCTCCCCGTACTCCAGAAACAGCGGGGCAGAAGACGACACTGAGATGAACATGAAGCTAGTCAAAAAGGATGATTCCTTGGGAACTGATGAGGAACAAAATGGAAGCAAGAACAAATCATCCACAATTGCTTTACCCGGGTTCAAGAAAAAGGCAGGGaaaaatgaggaggagga